A single region of the Streptomyces sp. AM 4-1-1 genome encodes:
- a CDS encoding ABC transporter permease, whose product MAGFVFLRVRAHRLLLAAAVLAVLLTTSVLAALTAFSGAMGDAALRHTLTHRSAASASLVVSAQVTPERRASADTRAREAARATFDGLPVTVRRLEHSGPYALPRSLQPPAARRGDPDLTQFAVLDRSRVRLTSGRMPATPADADGPVQVAVPGTAAEMLKLRPGARLDLTDRLTGKPLRAVVTGLYEAADLTDPYWQLDALGGRGVRKLVFTTYGPLLTDPAAFTSGRISSGEMSWLATADFRTVTTGRIDALRDAATTGPEAVLAAPEFRSGGLARTSLPTVLDQAERALLVSRSTLTIVAVQLVLLAGYTLLLVARLLSGERGGESELLRARGGSRARIVSFAAIEALLLALPAAIAAPLLAGPLTGLLADRGSMARLGLRLDGTATGAVWAVSAAVALACALAVVAPALSSLPAGAGRRGRASALPGPVRAGADLGLLAIAAVAYWQLDRQTGGSGGGVLSGDRQGGLGIDPLLVVAPALMLLAGTVLTLRLLPPVARLAERRAAGGRGLPAALAGWQFSRRPLRGAGPVLLLVLSAAMGMLAIGQGASWDRSQADQADFRTGASIRVTGGISGDPARAGAYAALPGVRDAAPAYRTSVELSGERTAQVLALDLAHAGERMLMRGDLADGRPGALFASLTPPAPAGAARVGLPLPEGGERLELDLRISAGPAPGRAPASGAEPLVTVLLEDRYGIEYRVLPGTVPVDGAPHTLSLPVSPTGGLAVTGVELDGPLPVDTSEHHVLSVDAVRTVAADGVEKRVPVPAALRWRGTLGTIGGGEEQPDITLRPAASSAAPLTVGFDTGFVAAERTKYGIPALSVRITAARPTAPRELNAVVTDDYLRAAGAEVGQHVDVALGGETVRVKLVKAVRELPTTGPGADSSGPAGSTARSRDGGAMLLDLTAVAQVLADRPNTTLTPSEWWLSTDPGRTARVAAGLRAQPDTDPTQVLVRDEVAADLINDPLGAGPRSALLAVAVVAAALAGVGFAVSAVGSRRERTGEFAVLRALGAPRRQLARMIAAEQGVLIAVALLVGWALGSVLTRAVVPLIVLTGQAAQPVPSVLVRLPGGQVALLLAGVAALPLLCVAAIALRRAEPVVSLRQGNN is encoded by the coding sequence GTGGCGGGGTTCGTCTTTCTGCGGGTGCGTGCGCATCGGCTGCTGCTCGCCGCCGCCGTGCTCGCCGTCCTCCTCACCACCTCCGTACTCGCCGCCCTCACCGCGTTCTCCGGGGCGATGGGCGACGCCGCGCTGCGCCACACGCTCACCCACCGCTCGGCCGCGTCCGCGTCGCTCGTCGTGTCCGCCCAGGTCACGCCGGAGCGGCGGGCGTCCGCCGACACGAGGGCCCGCGAGGCGGCCCGCGCGACCTTCGACGGTCTGCCGGTGACCGTGCGGCGGCTGGAGCACTCGGGCCCGTACGCGCTCCCCCGCTCCCTCCAGCCGCCCGCCGCCCGGCGCGGCGACCCGGACCTCACCCAGTTCGCCGTCCTCGACCGCAGCCGTGTCCGGCTGACCTCCGGCCGGATGCCCGCCACCCCGGCGGACGCCGACGGGCCCGTCCAGGTGGCCGTGCCCGGCACGGCCGCCGAGATGCTGAAGCTGCGGCCCGGCGCCCGGCTCGACCTCACGGACCGGCTCACCGGCAAACCGCTCCGGGCGGTGGTCACCGGGCTGTACGAGGCCGCCGACCTGACCGATCCGTACTGGCAGCTGGACGCGCTCGGCGGGCGCGGGGTCCGCAAGCTCGTCTTCACGACGTACGGCCCGCTGCTGACCGACCCGGCCGCGTTCACGTCCGGCCGGATCAGCTCGGGCGAGATGTCCTGGCTGGCCACCGCCGACTTCCGTACGGTCACGACCGGCCGGATCGACGCCCTGCGCGACGCGGCGACCACCGGGCCCGAGGCGGTGCTCGCCGCCCCGGAGTTCAGGAGCGGCGGCCTGGCGCGGACCTCGCTGCCCACCGTCCTCGACCAGGCGGAACGGGCCCTCCTGGTCTCCCGTTCGACCCTGACGATCGTCGCCGTGCAACTGGTGCTGCTCGCCGGTTACACGCTGCTGCTGGTCGCCCGGCTGCTGAGCGGTGAGCGCGGCGGTGAGTCCGAGCTGCTGCGGGCCAGGGGCGGTTCGCGGGCCCGGATCGTCTCGTTCGCCGCGATCGAGGCGCTGCTGCTGGCGCTGCCCGCCGCGATCGCCGCACCGCTGCTCGCCGGGCCGCTGACCGGGCTGCTCGCCGACCGGGGATCGATGGCCCGGCTGGGGCTGCGGCTCGACGGCACGGCGACCGGCGCGGTGTGGGCGGTGTCCGCCGCCGTGGCCCTGGCCTGTGCGCTGGCGGTGGTGGCACCCGCGCTGTCGTCGCTGCCGGCCGGCGCCGGCCGCCGGGGCCGGGCGTCCGCGCTGCCGGGGCCGGTGCGCGCCGGCGCGGACCTCGGGCTGCTGGCGATCGCCGCGGTGGCGTACTGGCAGTTGGACCGGCAGACCGGCGGCTCCGGTGGCGGGGTGCTCAGCGGGGACCGGCAGGGTGGCCTCGGCATCGATCCGCTGCTGGTGGTGGCCCCGGCGCTGATGCTGCTCGCGGGGACCGTGCTGACGCTGCGGCTGCTGCCGCCCGTGGCCAGGCTCGCCGAGCGGCGGGCCGCGGGCGGCCGGGGGCTGCCCGCGGCGCTGGCGGGCTGGCAGTTCAGCCGTCGGCCGCTGCGTGGCGCGGGGCCGGTGCTGCTGCTGGTGCTGTCGGCCGCGATGGGGATGCTGGCGATCGGGCAGGGCGCGTCGTGGGACCGTTCGCAGGCCGACCAGGCCGACTTCAGGACCGGGGCGTCGATCCGGGTGACGGGCGGGATCAGCGGCGATCCGGCGCGGGCCGGGGCGTACGCGGCGCTGCCGGGGGTGCGGGACGCGGCGCCCGCGTACCGCACGAGCGTCGAGCTGTCCGGTGAGCGCACCGCGCAGGTGCTGGCGCTGGACCTCGCGCACGCCGGTGAACGGATGCTGATGCGCGGCGATCTGGCGGACGGGCGGCCCGGCGCGCTGTTCGCCTCGCTCACCCCGCCCGCCCCGGCCGGGGCGGCCCGCGTCGGACTGCCGTTGCCGGAGGGCGGCGAGCGCCTGGAGCTCGACCTGCGGATCTCGGCGGGCCCGGCGCCCGGCCGGGCGCCGGCGTCCGGGGCGGAGCCGCTGGTCACCGTCCTGCTGGAGGACCGGTACGGCATCGAGTACCGGGTCCTGCCGGGGACGGTGCCGGTCGACGGCGCTCCGCACACCCTGTCGCTGCCGGTCTCCCCCACCGGGGGCCTGGCCGTGACCGGTGTCGAGCTGGACGGTCCGCTGCCGGTGGACACCTCCGAGCACCACGTCCTCTCCGTCGACGCGGTCCGGACCGTCGCCGCCGACGGCGTCGAGAAGCGCGTCCCCGTGCCCGCCGCGCTCCGCTGGCGGGGGACGCTCGGCACCATCGGCGGCGGCGAGGAGCAGCCCGACATCACGCTGCGGCCCGCCGCGTCCTCCGCCGCGCCGCTGACGGTCGGCTTCGACACCGGGTTCGTCGCCGCCGAGCGGACGAAGTACGGCATCCCCGCGCTCAGCGTCCGGATCACCGCGGCCCGTCCGACGGCGCCCAGGGAGCTGAACGCCGTGGTGACGGACGACTACCTGAGGGCGGCGGGCGCCGAGGTGGGGCAGCACGTCGATGTGGCCCTGGGCGGTGAGACGGTACGGGTGAAGCTCGTGAAGGCCGTACGCGAACTCCCGACCACCGGCCCCGGCGCCGACTCCTCGGGCCCGGCCGGCTCCACGGCCCGGTCCAGGGACGGCGGCGCCATGCTGCTCGATCTGACGGCGGTCGCCCAGGTCCTCGCGGACCGGCCGAACACCACGCTCACCCCCTCCGAGTGGTGGCTGAGCACCGATCCCGGGCGGACCGCGCGGGTCGCCGCCGGGCTGCGCGCCCAGCCCGACACCGATCCGACGCAGGTGCTGGTGCGCGACGAGGTGGCCGCCGACCTCATCAACGACCCGCTGGGGGCGGGCCCGCGTTCGGCGCTGCTGGCCGTCGCGGTCGTCGCGGCGGCGCTGGCCGGCGTCGGTTTCGCGGTCAGCGCGGTCGGCTCACGGCGTGAGCGGACCGGTGAGTTCGCCGTGCTGCGCGCCCTGGGCGCCCCGCGCCGCCAGTTGGCCCGGATGATCGCCGCCGAACAGGGTGTGCTGATCGCGGTCGCGCTGCTGGTGGGCTGGGCCCTCGGGTCCGTACTGACCAGGGCCGTCGTGCCCCTCATCGTGCTGACCGGGCAGGCCGCGCAGCCCGTGCCGTCCGTGCTGGTGCGGCTCCCGGGAGGGCAGGTGGCGCTGCTGCTGGCCGGGGTCGCCGCGCTGCCGCTGCTGTGCGTCGCGGCGATCGCGCTGCGCCGGGCCGAACCGGTGGTATCGCTGCGACAGGGGAACAACTGA
- a CDS encoding FtsX-like permease family protein, with the protein MTTRSGPAPRALSACAPWVRTRLRTAPGAASALAALVLLTAFLAAGFPRAVDAYETDGLRDAVTSTTPRRSVLELSTPPPGLEHPRAVREDALRATQLAGTYRESLRKLPEPVRADAHESSYGVRTAQPIAAADPGLPRPYGLDPQFTYATPSALTGHSTLRAGRWPAVRGEVTAATAEVEAAVTEETAAALKLRPGSAVTVPKQNGASLTVRVTAVVAPLRPENSYWSAEQLLRTPSLVAKPTKETPRYYWTAAFLLPQDAGPVLLATTGEPELYWRFAPDATRLTGLDVPRLRSAIASLEGGPELLGLRDVAGPTATLTTDLDGVLAGYGATRSAIGPVVTVAAVGTGAVAAVVLLMTGGLIGARRHTELALLRSRGGSLRGIGRRLFAETAVTVVPAAALGLLLAVTVVGGARLWPAVIGAAGVAALVCVALPLRTTLSHITPMLHGDRDDVMNARPSRRRTVGELTLLVLAVGAVVALRRRGTGDGGTGSGAAGGTDWLVSSAPVLAGLIAALVLVRLYPLPLRLASRAASRTRGAVGFLSLARAGRSSADGTLPLLALLIALTTAAFGGSVIAGVAQARDDAAVLATGADARIGGLGDTAPLPDRLLRSVRDATGVRDVAPVQIEYGVPLPPDPNGFEDAKGTTLIGVDPTTYARLAGRTGLGEFRPDRLKATGPAAPEGAVPSEDRVLTAIASPSVAARLGDRPRDIQSLAGDFKVRVVGTASRTPAVDDTDFLVVDAASLTQRHTTTLLVTGDPLDAGELRALAHREGKDFTVQLRSETREAFVDTPLQSGAERIYGFAVAAGAGYALLAVGLSLLRTAPERTTLLARLRTMGLTTRQGRRLLGLEAMPQALLAAVGGLLVGWATIALLAPGIDLAGLALAGAPGSGALTAARLRADPWSLTLPALGVVVLTALAAGAQAWWASRRGTITELRAGDPR; encoded by the coding sequence ATGACCACGCGTTCCGGCCCCGCTCCCCGCGCCCTCAGCGCCTGCGCGCCCTGGGTCCGCACCCGGCTGCGCACCGCGCCCGGCGCCGCGTCCGCGCTCGCGGCACTCGTCCTGCTGACCGCGTTCCTGGCGGCCGGCTTCCCCCGCGCGGTCGACGCGTACGAGACCGACGGGCTCCGGGACGCCGTCACGTCCACCACCCCGCGCCGCAGCGTCCTCGAACTCTCCACGCCGCCGCCCGGTCTTGAGCACCCCCGGGCGGTCCGGGAGGACGCGCTGCGCGCCACCCAGCTCGCGGGGACGTACCGCGAGTCGCTGCGGAAGCTGCCGGAACCGGTACGGGCCGACGCGCACGAGTCCTCGTACGGGGTGCGGACCGCCCAGCCGATCGCCGCCGCCGATCCGGGCCTGCCCCGGCCGTACGGCCTCGACCCCCAGTTCACGTACGCCACCCCGTCCGCGCTCACCGGCCACAGCACGCTGCGGGCCGGCCGGTGGCCCGCCGTCCGGGGCGAGGTGACGGCGGCCACCGCGGAGGTGGAGGCCGCCGTCACCGAGGAGACCGCCGCCGCGCTGAAGCTGCGGCCCGGATCGGCCGTCACCGTGCCGAAGCAGAACGGCGCGTCCCTGACCGTCCGCGTCACCGCCGTCGTCGCACCGCTGCGTCCGGAGAACAGCTACTGGTCGGCGGAACAGCTGCTGCGCACCCCGTCCCTGGTCGCCAAGCCGACCAAGGAGACCCCCCGCTACTACTGGACCGCCGCGTTCCTGCTGCCGCAGGACGCCGGTCCGGTGCTGCTCGCCACCACCGGCGAACCGGAGCTGTACTGGCGATTCGCGCCCGACGCCACCCGTCTCACCGGCCTCGACGTGCCCCGGCTGCGGTCCGCGATCGCCTCGCTGGAGGGCGGCCCCGAACTGCTGGGGCTGCGCGATGTCGCGGGGCCGACGGCCACCCTGACCACGGACCTGGACGGGGTGCTCGCCGGATACGGGGCGACGCGTTCGGCGATCGGTCCGGTCGTCACGGTCGCGGCGGTCGGAACGGGCGCGGTCGCCGCGGTCGTCCTGCTGATGACCGGCGGACTGATCGGCGCCCGCCGCCACACCGAACTGGCGCTGCTGCGCTCGCGCGGCGGTTCGCTGCGCGGCATCGGCCGGCGGCTGTTCGCGGAGACCGCCGTGACCGTGGTCCCGGCCGCCGCGCTGGGCCTGCTGCTGGCCGTGACGGTGGTCGGCGGGGCCCGGCTGTGGCCCGCCGTGATCGGTGCGGCCGGGGTCGCCGCGCTGGTCTGCGTGGCTCTTCCGCTGCGCACGACGCTGAGCCACATCACACCGATGCTGCACGGGGACCGGGACGACGTGATGAACGCCCGCCCGTCCCGGCGGCGTACCGTCGGCGAACTCACCCTGCTGGTCCTCGCCGTGGGCGCGGTCGTCGCCCTGCGGCGGCGCGGCACCGGGGACGGCGGCACCGGGAGCGGGGCGGCGGGCGGCACCGACTGGCTGGTCAGCTCGGCGCCGGTGCTGGCCGGACTGATCGCGGCGCTGGTCCTCGTACGGCTGTACCCGCTGCCGCTGCGGCTCGCGTCCCGCGCCGCCTCACGCACGCGCGGAGCGGTCGGCTTCCTGTCGCTGGCGCGCGCCGGACGCTCCTCGGCGGACGGCACCCTGCCGCTGCTCGCACTGCTGATCGCGCTGACGACGGCGGCGTTCGGCGGATCGGTGATCGCGGGCGTCGCCCAGGCCAGGGACGACGCGGCGGTGCTCGCGACCGGCGCCGACGCCCGGATCGGCGGCCTCGGCGACACGGCCCCGCTCCCGGACCGCCTGCTGAGGTCGGTACGGGACGCCACCGGGGTACGGGACGTGGCGCCGGTCCAGATCGAGTACGGGGTCCCGCTGCCGCCGGACCCGAACGGCTTCGAGGACGCCAAGGGCACCACCCTGATCGGCGTCGACCCCACGACGTACGCCAGGCTGGCCGGGCGGACCGGCCTCGGGGAGTTCCGCCCGGACCGGCTGAAGGCGACCGGCCCGGCCGCACCCGAGGGGGCCGTGCCGTCCGAGGACCGGGTGCTGACCGCCATCGCGTCCCCGTCGGTCGCGGCGCGGCTCGGCGACCGGCCACGCGACATCCAGTCACTGGCGGGGGACTTCAAGGTACGGGTGGTGGGCACCGCGTCCCGTACCCCGGCCGTGGACGACACCGACTTCCTGGTCGTCGACGCGGCGTCCCTCACCCAGCGGCACACCACCACGCTGCTGGTGACCGGCGACCCGCTGGACGCGGGGGAACTGCGCGCGCTCGCCCACCGGGAGGGCAAGGACTTCACCGTCCAGCTGCGGTCCGAGACGCGGGAGGCGTTCGTCGACACCCCCTTGCAGTCCGGCGCCGAGCGGATCTACGGCTTCGCCGTCGCGGCGGGCGCGGGATACGCCCTGCTCGCCGTGGGGCTCTCGCTGCTGCGGACCGCACCGGAACGCACCACCCTGCTGGCCCGGCTGCGCACCATGGGCCTCACCACCCGGCAGGGCCGCAGGCTGCTCGGACTGGAGGCGATGCCACAGGCGTTGCTCGCGGCCGTCGGCGGGCTGCTGGTCGGCTGGGCGACGATCGCCCTGCTGGCACCCGGAATCGACCTGGCCGGGCTGGCACTGGCCGGGGCCCCCGGCTCCGGCGCGCTCACCGCCGCCCGGCTGCGGGCCGACCCGTGGTCGCTGACGCTCCCCGCGCTCGGCGTGGTCGTCCTGACCGCGCTGGCGGCCGGGGCACAGGCGTGGTGGGCGAGCCGCCGCGGAACGATCACCGAACTCAGGGCAGGAGACCCCCGATGA
- a CDS encoding ABC transporter ATP-binding protein: MTSSSPTETTLAELERRAAAHRDRPSYGHDALIACDRLVRVFTTDGVEVQALQGLDLLVSEGELMALVGASGSGKSTLMNILAGLDVPTAGSAKVAGRDLLSMGPKERLRYRREVVGFVWQQTARNLLPYLTGMQNITLPMQLRGRGSGRERAARAESLLTMLEVADCRDRRPRQMSGGQQQRVAIAVALANSPSVLLADEPTGELDSATGERIFAAFRRANEELGTTIVIVTHDQAVASEVRRTVAIRDGRTSSEVLRRTEVDAATGQESQVAREYAMLDRAGRLQLPAEYTEALRMEHRVMLELEQDHIGIWPDDDRAP, translated from the coding sequence ATGACGTCGTCGTCGCCGACCGAGACCACTCTGGCGGAACTCGAAAGGCGGGCCGCCGCGCACCGCGACCGGCCGTCGTACGGTCATGACGCGCTGATCGCCTGCGACCGGCTGGTACGCGTCTTCACCACGGACGGGGTGGAGGTGCAGGCCCTTCAGGGTCTCGATCTGCTGGTCTCCGAGGGCGAGTTGATGGCGCTCGTCGGCGCGTCGGGCAGCGGGAAGTCGACGCTGATGAACATCCTCGCGGGCCTCGACGTGCCGACGGCGGGTTCGGCGAAGGTCGCGGGCCGCGATCTTCTGTCGATGGGCCCCAAGGAACGGCTGCGCTACCGGCGGGAGGTCGTCGGATTCGTCTGGCAGCAGACCGCCCGCAACCTCCTCCCCTACCTGACGGGCATGCAGAACATCACTCTGCCCATGCAGTTGCGTGGCCGGGGCAGCGGACGCGAGCGGGCCGCGCGGGCGGAGTCACTGCTCACGATGCTGGAGGTGGCGGACTGCCGCGACCGGCGCCCGCGGCAGATGTCGGGCGGCCAGCAGCAACGGGTGGCGATCGCGGTCGCCCTCGCCAACTCCCCGTCGGTGCTGCTGGCCGACGAACCGACCGGCGAGCTGGACTCGGCGACCGGCGAGCGGATCTTCGCCGCGTTCCGCCGCGCCAACGAGGAGCTGGGCACCACGATCGTGATCGTCACCCACGACCAGGCGGTGGCGAGCGAGGTGCGGCGCACGGTCGCGATCCGGGACGGCCGTACGTCCTCCGAGGTGCTGCGCCGCACCGAGGTCGACGCGGCGACCGGCCAGGAGTCCCAGGTGGCCCGCGAGTACGCGATGCTCGACCGGGCGGGCCGGCTCCAACTGCCCGCCGAGTACACCGAGGCGCTGCGCATGGAGCACCGGGTGATGCTGGAGCTGGAGCAGGACCACATCGGGATCTGGCCGGACGACGACCGGGCACCCTGA
- a CDS encoding thioesterase family protein: protein MARHIYSCPLRWSDMDAFGHVNNVVFLRYLEEARIDFMFRLAPGDGSPSFSGGSVVARHEIDYLRPLVHRHEPVTVESWVTRIGAASLTIGYEVKDEEQVYVRASTVVVPYDLTEARPRRITAEERLFLQEYLAEEPASV from the coding sequence TTGGCTCGCCACATCTACAGCTGCCCGCTGCGCTGGTCGGACATGGACGCCTTCGGGCACGTCAACAACGTGGTCTTCCTCCGTTACCTGGAGGAGGCCCGCATCGACTTCATGTTCCGGCTGGCGCCCGGGGACGGTTCGCCGTCGTTCTCCGGCGGGTCCGTCGTGGCCCGGCACGAGATCGACTACCTGCGCCCGCTGGTCCACCGGCACGAGCCGGTCACCGTCGAATCGTGGGTCACGCGGATCGGCGCCGCCTCGCTGACCATCGGCTACGAGGTGAAGGACGAGGAGCAGGTGTACGTACGCGCCTCGACGGTCGTCGTGCCGTACGACCTGACCGAGGCCCGGCCCCGGCGGATCACCGCCGAGGAGCGGCTGTTCCTCCAGGAGTACCTCGCAGAGGAGCCCGCCTCCGTATGA
- the ettA gene encoding energy-dependent translational throttle protein EttA — protein MAEFIYTMRKTRKAHGDKVILDDVTLNFLPGAKIGVVGPNGAGKSTVLKIMAGLEQPSNGEAYLSPGFSVGILMQEPELDEAKTVLENVQDGAAETMAKLKRFNDVAELMATDYSDALLDEMGKLQEDLDHANAWDLDAQLEQAMDALGCPPGDWPVTNLSGGEKRRVALCKLLIEAPDLLLLDEPTNHLDAESVNWLEQHLSKYAGCVIAVTHDRYFLNNVAEWILELDRGRAIAYEGNYSTYLEKKQARLKVEGRKDEKRQKRLKEELEWVRSNAKGRQTKSKARLARYEEMAAEADKMRKLDFEEIQIPPGPRLGSIVVEVENLSKAFGDKVLIEDLSFTLPRNGIVGVIGPNGAGKTTLFKMIQGLETPDTGAIKVGETVKISYVDQSRANIDPKKTLWAVVSDELDYINVGQVEMPSRAYVSAFGFKGPDQQKPAGVLSGGERNRLNLALTLKEGGNLLLLDEPTNDLDVETLSSLENALLEFPGAAVVISHDRWFLDRVATHILAYEGDSKWYWFEGNFESYEKNKVERLGADAARPHRATYKKLTRG, from the coding sequence TTGGCTGAGTTCATCTACACCATGCGCAAGACGCGCAAGGCGCACGGCGACAAGGTGATCCTCGACGACGTCACCCTGAACTTCCTGCCCGGCGCGAAGATCGGTGTCGTGGGCCCCAACGGTGCCGGTAAGTCCACGGTGCTGAAGATCATGGCGGGCCTGGAGCAGCCGTCCAACGGCGAGGCGTACCTGTCGCCCGGTTTCAGCGTCGGCATCCTCATGCAGGAGCCGGAGCTGGACGAGGCGAAGACCGTGCTGGAGAACGTCCAGGACGGCGCCGCCGAGACCATGGCCAAGCTCAAGCGCTTCAACGACGTCGCCGAGCTGATGGCGACGGACTACTCGGACGCGCTCCTCGACGAGATGGGCAAGCTCCAGGAGGACCTGGACCACGCCAACGCGTGGGACCTCGACGCGCAGCTGGAGCAGGCCATGGATGCCCTGGGCTGCCCGCCCGGCGACTGGCCCGTCACCAACCTCTCCGGCGGCGAGAAGCGCCGCGTCGCGCTCTGCAAGCTGCTGATCGAGGCCCCGGACCTGCTCCTCCTCGACGAGCCCACCAACCACCTCGACGCCGAGTCGGTGAACTGGCTGGAGCAGCACCTCTCGAAGTACGCGGGCTGTGTCATCGCCGTCACTCACGACCGGTACTTCCTGAACAACGTCGCCGAGTGGATTCTCGAACTCGACCGGGGCCGCGCGATCGCCTACGAGGGCAACTACTCCACGTACCTGGAGAAGAAGCAGGCCCGCCTCAAGGTCGAGGGCCGCAAGGACGAGAAGCGGCAGAAGCGCCTCAAGGAGGAGCTGGAGTGGGTCCGCTCCAACGCCAAGGGCCGGCAGACCAAGTCCAAGGCACGCCTCGCCCGTTACGAGGAGATGGCCGCCGAGGCGGACAAGATGCGGAAGCTGGACTTCGAGGAGATCCAGATCCCGCCGGGCCCGCGTCTGGGTTCCATCGTCGTCGAGGTCGAGAACCTGTCGAAGGCGTTCGGTGACAAGGTCCTCATCGAGGACCTGTCGTTCACGCTGCCGCGCAACGGCATCGTCGGCGTCATCGGCCCCAACGGCGCGGGCAAGACCACGCTGTTCAAGATGATCCAGGGCCTGGAGACACCGGACACCGGCGCCATCAAGGTCGGCGAGACGGTCAAGATCAGTTACGTCGACCAGAGCCGCGCCAACATCGACCCCAAGAAGACCCTCTGGGCCGTCGTGTCGGACGAGCTGGACTACATCAACGTCGGCCAGGTCGAGATGCCGTCGCGGGCGTACGTCTCCGCGTTCGGCTTCAAGGGCCCGGACCAGCAGAAGCCGGCCGGTGTCCTCTCCGGTGGTGAGCGCAACCGCCTCAACCTGGCCCTGACGCTCAAGGAGGGCGGCAACCTGCTGCTCCTCGACGAGCCCACCAACGACCTCGACGTCGAGACCCTGTCCTCGCTGGAGAACGCTCTCCTCGAATTCCCGGGCGCGGCCGTGGTCATCTCCCACGACCGCTGGTTCCTCGACCGCGTCGCCACGCACATCCTGGCGTACGAGGGCGACTCCAAGTGGTACTGGTTCGAGGGCAACTTCGAGTCGTACGAGAAGAACAAGGTCGAGCGACTGGGCGCGGACGCCGCCCGGCCGCACCGCGCCACCTACAAGAAGCTGACCCGAGGCTGA
- a CDS encoding thioester domain-containing protein — protein sequence MAASSVRGRSRRRGEGGRSGGDGDARTAGRGGAARIAASVLLAGLVAAGAGTAAAEDAPQHQGGATAVLDGLKTFDRAVLVVNGGKRELPAGLFEMTVDGGGRLKTYSVDIHNPTQDQAGYLETSWDQTSLGANRNAGRIRWILQHSYPRIDDLSALARQAGTGPLTEGTAAAGTQVAIWRFSDKATVNAADKQAEKLADWLQKHARDTAEPGASLALDMTTVSGRSGQRLGPVTVRTAAAQVSVTPPADSSSGVRVTDRNGRPVVAAANGSQLYFDVPADAADGSASLAVQATTSVPVGRVFAASSKSQTQILAGSSDSTVSAGTTATWAATGAVPAFSARKNCALGSVDVTATNKGDQPFTYELVGIEHTVAAGGSGTVTVPVAEDQPYALTVIGPGGLQKTFKGVLDCRTTASAVTDAGDLSRVGTQSGNQPAPASAGGGSGGPAGDLAATGGSSGTALTAGIALVLVVVGGGAVFALRRN from the coding sequence GTGGCGGCCTCTTCCGTACGGGGCCGGAGCCGCCGCAGAGGCGAGGGCGGACGTTCAGGGGGAGACGGGGACGCGCGTACCGCCGGGCGCGGAGGTGCCGCGAGGATCGCCGCCTCGGTACTGCTGGCGGGGCTGGTCGCCGCCGGCGCGGGCACCGCCGCGGCGGAGGACGCGCCTCAGCACCAGGGCGGCGCGACCGCCGTGCTGGACGGGCTGAAGACCTTCGACCGTGCGGTCCTCGTGGTGAACGGCGGGAAGCGGGAGCTGCCCGCCGGGCTCTTCGAGATGACCGTCGACGGCGGCGGCAGGCTCAAGACGTACTCCGTCGACATCCACAACCCGACCCAGGACCAGGCGGGGTACCTGGAGACGTCCTGGGACCAGACCTCGCTCGGTGCCAACCGGAACGCGGGCAGAATCCGCTGGATACTTCAGCACTCCTACCCGCGGATCGACGACCTCTCGGCGCTCGCCCGTCAGGCGGGCACCGGACCGCTCACGGAGGGAACCGCGGCGGCGGGCACCCAGGTCGCCATCTGGCGCTTCTCGGACAAGGCCACGGTCAACGCCGCCGACAAGCAGGCCGAGAAGCTCGCCGACTGGCTGCAGAAGCACGCCCGCGACACCGCCGAGCCCGGGGCGTCCCTCGCCCTCGACATGACCACGGTCTCGGGAAGGTCGGGGCAGCGGCTCGGGCCGGTCACCGTGCGCACCGCCGCCGCCCAGGTCTCCGTGACCCCGCCCGCCGACTCCTCCAGCGGGGTCCGCGTCACCGACAGGAACGGCAGACCCGTGGTCGCGGCGGCCAACGGCTCCCAGCTGTACTTCGACGTACCGGCGGACGCCGCCGACGGTTCCGCGTCGCTGGCGGTCCAGGCGACGACATCGGTCCCGGTCGGCCGGGTCTTCGCCGCGTCGAGCAAGAGCCAGACCCAGATCCTGGCGGGGTCCAGCGATTCCACGGTCTCCGCGGGCACCACCGCCACCTGGGCGGCGACGGGCGCGGTCCCGGCGTTCTCGGCGAGGAAGAACTGCGCCCTGGGCAGCGTGGACGTCACCGCCACCAACAAGGGCGACCAGCCGTTCACCTATGAGCTGGTCGGTATCGAGCACACCGTCGCGGCCGGTGGCTCCGGGACGGTGACGGTCCCGGTCGCCGAGGACCAGCCGTACGCGTTGACGGTCATCGGTCCCGGTGGGCTCCAGAAGACCTTCAAGGGCGTCCTGGACTGCAGGACCACCGCGAGCGCCGTCACGGATGCGGGCGACCTGTCCCGCGTCGGGACCCAGAGCGGCAACCAGCCCGCCCCCGCCTCGGCCGGCGGAGGCTCGGGCGGCCCTGCGGGCGATCTCGCGGCGACCGGCGGTTCCAGCGGCACCGCGCTGACGGCGGGCATCGCCCTCGTCCTGGTCGTCGTCGGCGGCGGAGCGGTCTTCGCCCTCCGCAGGAACTGA